A stretch of the Musa acuminata AAA Group cultivar baxijiao chromosome BXJ2-7, Cavendish_Baxijiao_AAA, whole genome shotgun sequence genome encodes the following:
- the LOC135616458 gene encoding uncharacterized GPI-anchored protein At1g61900-like has product MRGPPLLSFPCELLALLLFLLCLQDFYKFDNIIVHSFAMVDQITEEKENALMPDISPSSAPQPFLPVLAPSPMATPFFNSSIPKLSGQCILNFSAVDSLISTTAVDCWTSFAPFLANVICCPQFQATLIILIGQSSKETGLLALDSTHANYCLSDIQQILGSQGANSDLQEICSVHPSNLSEGSCPVSDIDGFESVVDSSQLLTACGKVDPVNECCSKICQNAILEAARKLALRDGGLTTSMAINNTLIQHSSKIDSCRNIVLRWLSSRLDPSSAKQVLRRLSNCNVNGVCPLDFPDTKGVAKNCGNEIKNDTACCHAMENYVSHLQKQSFITNLQSLGCASLLGLKLQEMNVSTNIYSLCQISLKDFSLQVGTQESGCLLPSLPSDATFDPSSGISFTCDLNDNIAAPWPSASQASSSSCNKSVNYPSLPAATSSQLGLIGADMKLAMVFSLSLLLIMLL; this is encoded by the exons GTCTGCAAGACTTCTACAAGTTCGACAATATAATTGTCCATAGCTTTGCAATGGTGGATCAGATAACAGAAGAAAAGGAGAACGCCCTAATGCCTGACATTTCTCCAAGTAGTGCACCACAACCTTTTCTTCCTGTTCTGGCTCCTTCCCCAATGGCAACACCATTTTTCAACAGCAGTATTCCAAAACTATCAG GGCAGTGCATATTAAACTTTTCTGCAGTTGACAGTTTAATAAGTACAACTGCTGTTGATTGCTGGACCTCTTTTGCTCCTTTCTTGGCCAACGTAATTTGTTGTCCCCAGTTTCAGGCCACCCTTATCATTCTAATAGGGCAATCAAGTAAAGAAACAGGGTTGCTTGCTTTAGATTCCACTCATGCAAACTATTGCCTATCAGATATTCAACAAATTCTTGGAAGTCAAGGTGCCAATAGTGACCTTCAAGAAATTTGCTCAGTCCACCCATCTAACCTCTCTGAAGGCTCCTGCCCTGTAAGTGATATCGATGGGTTTGAGAGTGTTGTTGACTCTTCTCAGCTCCTTACTGCATGTGGGAAGGTGGATCCTGTGAATGAATGTTGCAGTAAAATCTGTCAGAATGCCATACTTGAAGCTGCAAGGAAGCTTGCCTTGAGAGATGGTGGATTGACGACAAGCATGGCTATAAATAATACTTTGATTCAGCACTCATCTAAAATTGATAGTTGTAGAAACATTGTCCTTAGATGGCTGTCTAGTAGACTCGATCCATCATCTGCAAAGCAAGTGCTGAGACGGCTGTCCAACTGCAATGTCAATGGAG TTTGTCCACTAGATTTTCCAGATACAAAGGGTGTCGCTAAAAATTGTGGCAATGAGATCAAGAATGATACTGCCTGCTGCCATGCTATGGAAAATTATGTATCTCACTTGCAAAAACAAAGCTTCATAACCAATTTGCAATCCTTGGGTTGTGCCTCCTTGCTTGGTCTGAAATTGCAAGAAATGAATGTCAGCACAAATATTTATAGTTTGTGCCAGATATCTCTCAAGGATTTTTCACTCCAAG TTGGAACTCAAG AGTCTGGATgccttcttccaagcttgccatcAGATGCGACTTTTGACCCTTCTTCAGGGATTAGCTTCACATGTGATCTGAATGACAATATAGCAGCTCCTTGGCCATCTGCATCTCAAGCATCATCTTCTTCCTGCAATAAGT CTGTTAATTATCCATCACTGCCCGCTGCAACATCTTCACAGTTAG GTCTAATTGGAGCTGATATGAAACTTGCGATGGTCTTTTCTTTATCACTGCTACTTATAATGCTACTGTAA
- the LOC135616457 gene encoding uncharacterized protein LOC135616457 isoform X1 has protein sequence MGRSAARTQFPESTARAIRPSKTTTTPRRARRRRRIKNPSFPGGRRSRPATPLPTWKLGDADRSRRKEEDEDVRGSAAAFSARTLAAALWHSQVVEVGSGGRLGFEPDPRHVNFPNVCDHDRTALHTSISNEFASPSSTSRSKTTIKKQHEFSGMFTNFALERTTKWEAGCSGSAEGIYHTFGHQKLLKDWLNTASVVSVLQAELEQAHCHINELEKERQSAKEKLDHYLKKLGEEKASWQINEHEKVRNIITSIKDDLNRERKSRKRMEILNSKLVNELAEAKLSAKQYLQNYEKERKARELMEEVCDELAKEIGDDKAKVESLKRESTKIREEVDEERKMLQMAEVWREERVQMKLVDAKLMLEEKYAELIKLQSDLDSFLKSCDITNANASSLKEAEVLNVVASSMKFQDVEFLNQPPASGDFLVSDELKSRDEANERGIEKCYGYSPKSHASRLHTVSPETDIFLESCVSHAEGQGSCNSPKGSDPSANGIHEESHASVSRTDWNLKSDASNLKSETSEICSGTTKQSRKKVPYIGKFWRSSCTSNSYNKKTPLDISNGKLLNGGLLNAALSPDMISGEAGLSSPSGEQGSSSNSINPHVGRGTKGYVEWSRDTKNHSLKTKLLGMRMENQKVQLRHVLEHKS, from the exons ATGGGGCGATCCGCCGCCCGGACGCAATTCCCGGAGAGCACCGCTCGGGCCATCCGCCCCTCCAAAACCACCACCACCCCTCGACGGGCCCGCCGCCGACGCCGCATCAAGAACCCGTCTTTCCCCGGCGGAAGGCGGAGTCGCCCCGCCACTCCCCTCCCGACGTGGAAGCTCGGAGATGCGGACCGCTCGAGGCGCAAGGAGGAGGACGAAGACGTCCGAGGGTCGGCGGCCGCGTTCTCTGCCAGGACGCTCGCGGCGGCGTTGTGGCATTCGCAGGTGGTGGAAGTAGGCAGCGGCGGTCGGCTTGGATTCGAG CCTGATCCAAGGCATGTGAATTTCCCGAATGTCTGTGATCATGATAGGACGGCCCTCCATACTAGCATTAGTAATGAGTTTGCTAGTCCTAGTTCAACCAGCAGGTCCAAAACTACCATAAAGAAG CAGCATGAATTTTCTGGCATGTTTACCAATTTCGCATTGGAGAGGACAACAAAATGGGAGGCTGGGTGCTCAGGATCTGCGGAAGGGATCTACCATACTTTTGGTCACCAGAAGCTTCTCAAAGATTGGTTGAATACTGCCTCTGTCGTTTCTGTTCTCCAAGCAGAGCTCGAGCAGGCTCATTGCCACATTAATGAGCTCGAAAAAGAGAGACAGTCTGCCAAGGAAAAGCTCGATCACTACTTGAAGAAACTCGGAGAGGAAAAAGCTTCATGGCAGATCAATGAGCATGAGAAGGTTCGGAACATTATAACATCCATCAAGGATGACCTCAATAGAGAGAGAAAAAGCCGGAAGAGGATGGAGATTTTGAATTCCAAACTGGTAAATGAGCTTGCTGAGGCCAAGTTATCAGCAAAGCAGTACTTGCAAAACTACGAGAAGGAGAGGAAGGCACGTGAGCTTATGGAGGAGGTATGCGATGAACTTGCAAAGGAGATTGGAGACGACAAGGCCAAAGTAGAATCTTTGAAGAGGGAATCAACAAAAATCCGGGAGGAAGTGGATGAAGAGAGAAAGATGCTGCAGATGGCAGAGGTTTGGCGTGAAGAGAGGGTACAGATGAAGCTGGTCGATGCAAAACTCATGCTCGAAGAGAAATATGCAGAGTTGATCAAACTTCAATCTGATTTAGATTCTTTTCTCAAAAGTTGTGACATCACTAATGCAAATGCATCATCGCTGAAGGAAGCTGAGGTGCTTAATGTGGTTGCCAGCTCGATGAAGTTCCAGGATGTTGAATTTCTTAATCAGCCTCCTGCTTCAGGGGATTTCCTTGTCTCTGATGAACTCAAGTCAAGAGACGAGGCTAATGAAAGGGGGATCGAAAAATGCTATGGCTACAGTCCCAAAAGTCATGCCTCTAGGTTACACACTGTTAGCCCTGAGACTGATATCTTTCTGGAAAGTTGCGTGAGCCATGCCGAGGGTCAGGGTTCTTGCAATTCTCCAAAAGGGAGTGATCCATCCGCAAATGGCATCCATGAAGAAAGCCATGCATCAGTTAGCAGAACTGATTGGAATCTGAAAAGTGATGCTAGCAATTTAAAAAGTGAAACTAGTGAAATTTGTTCAGGAACCACTAAACAATCTAGGAAGAAGGTGCCTTATATAGGTAAATTTTGGAGATCATCTTGTACAAGCAACAGCTATAACAAGAAAACCCCACTAGATATATCAAATGGAAAGCTACTGAATGGTGGGTTGTTGAATGCCGCTCTATCCCCTGATATGATTTCAGGTGAAGCTGGTCTAAGCTCACCGAGCGGGGAGCAGGGGAGCTCCTCTAATTCAATTAACCCACATGTAGGTAGAGGAACAAAAGGATATGTTGAATGGTCAAGGGACACAAAGAACCATAGTTTGAAGACAAAGCTCCTGGGGATGAGAATGGAGAACCAGAAAGTACAGTTGCGCCATGTTCTTGAACATAAGTCTTAG
- the LOC135616457 gene encoding uncharacterized protein LOC135616457 isoform X2, translating into MGRSAARTQFPESTARAIRPSKTTTTPRRARRRRRIKNPSFPGGRRSRPATPLPTWKLGDADRSRRKEEDEDVRGSAAAFSARTLAAALWHSQVVEVGSGGRLGFEPDPRHVNFPNVCDHDRTALHTSISNEFASPSSTSRSKTTIKKHEFSGMFTNFALERTTKWEAGCSGSAEGIYHTFGHQKLLKDWLNTASVVSVLQAELEQAHCHINELEKERQSAKEKLDHYLKKLGEEKASWQINEHEKVRNIITSIKDDLNRERKSRKRMEILNSKLVNELAEAKLSAKQYLQNYEKERKARELMEEVCDELAKEIGDDKAKVESLKRESTKIREEVDEERKMLQMAEVWREERVQMKLVDAKLMLEEKYAELIKLQSDLDSFLKSCDITNANASSLKEAEVLNVVASSMKFQDVEFLNQPPASGDFLVSDELKSRDEANERGIEKCYGYSPKSHASRLHTVSPETDIFLESCVSHAEGQGSCNSPKGSDPSANGIHEESHASVSRTDWNLKSDASNLKSETSEICSGTTKQSRKKVPYIGKFWRSSCTSNSYNKKTPLDISNGKLLNGGLLNAALSPDMISGEAGLSSPSGEQGSSSNSINPHVGRGTKGYVEWSRDTKNHSLKTKLLGMRMENQKVQLRHVLEHKS; encoded by the exons ATGGGGCGATCCGCCGCCCGGACGCAATTCCCGGAGAGCACCGCTCGGGCCATCCGCCCCTCCAAAACCACCACCACCCCTCGACGGGCCCGCCGCCGACGCCGCATCAAGAACCCGTCTTTCCCCGGCGGAAGGCGGAGTCGCCCCGCCACTCCCCTCCCGACGTGGAAGCTCGGAGATGCGGACCGCTCGAGGCGCAAGGAGGAGGACGAAGACGTCCGAGGGTCGGCGGCCGCGTTCTCTGCCAGGACGCTCGCGGCGGCGTTGTGGCATTCGCAGGTGGTGGAAGTAGGCAGCGGCGGTCGGCTTGGATTCGAG CCTGATCCAAGGCATGTGAATTTCCCGAATGTCTGTGATCATGATAGGACGGCCCTCCATACTAGCATTAGTAATGAGTTTGCTAGTCCTAGTTCAACCAGCAGGTCCAAAACTACCATAAAGAAG CATGAATTTTCTGGCATGTTTACCAATTTCGCATTGGAGAGGACAACAAAATGGGAGGCTGGGTGCTCAGGATCTGCGGAAGGGATCTACCATACTTTTGGTCACCAGAAGCTTCTCAAAGATTGGTTGAATACTGCCTCTGTCGTTTCTGTTCTCCAAGCAGAGCTCGAGCAGGCTCATTGCCACATTAATGAGCTCGAAAAAGAGAGACAGTCTGCCAAGGAAAAGCTCGATCACTACTTGAAGAAACTCGGAGAGGAAAAAGCTTCATGGCAGATCAATGAGCATGAGAAGGTTCGGAACATTATAACATCCATCAAGGATGACCTCAATAGAGAGAGAAAAAGCCGGAAGAGGATGGAGATTTTGAATTCCAAACTGGTAAATGAGCTTGCTGAGGCCAAGTTATCAGCAAAGCAGTACTTGCAAAACTACGAGAAGGAGAGGAAGGCACGTGAGCTTATGGAGGAGGTATGCGATGAACTTGCAAAGGAGATTGGAGACGACAAGGCCAAAGTAGAATCTTTGAAGAGGGAATCAACAAAAATCCGGGAGGAAGTGGATGAAGAGAGAAAGATGCTGCAGATGGCAGAGGTTTGGCGTGAAGAGAGGGTACAGATGAAGCTGGTCGATGCAAAACTCATGCTCGAAGAGAAATATGCAGAGTTGATCAAACTTCAATCTGATTTAGATTCTTTTCTCAAAAGTTGTGACATCACTAATGCAAATGCATCATCGCTGAAGGAAGCTGAGGTGCTTAATGTGGTTGCCAGCTCGATGAAGTTCCAGGATGTTGAATTTCTTAATCAGCCTCCTGCTTCAGGGGATTTCCTTGTCTCTGATGAACTCAAGTCAAGAGACGAGGCTAATGAAAGGGGGATCGAAAAATGCTATGGCTACAGTCCCAAAAGTCATGCCTCTAGGTTACACACTGTTAGCCCTGAGACTGATATCTTTCTGGAAAGTTGCGTGAGCCATGCCGAGGGTCAGGGTTCTTGCAATTCTCCAAAAGGGAGTGATCCATCCGCAAATGGCATCCATGAAGAAAGCCATGCATCAGTTAGCAGAACTGATTGGAATCTGAAAAGTGATGCTAGCAATTTAAAAAGTGAAACTAGTGAAATTTGTTCAGGAACCACTAAACAATCTAGGAAGAAGGTGCCTTATATAGGTAAATTTTGGAGATCATCTTGTACAAGCAACAGCTATAACAAGAAAACCCCACTAGATATATCAAATGGAAAGCTACTGAATGGTGGGTTGTTGAATGCCGCTCTATCCCCTGATATGATTTCAGGTGAAGCTGGTCTAAGCTCACCGAGCGGGGAGCAGGGGAGCTCCTCTAATTCAATTAACCCACATGTAGGTAGAGGAACAAAAGGATATGTTGAATGGTCAAGGGACACAAAGAACCATAGTTTGAAGACAAAGCTCCTGGGGATGAGAATGGAGAACCAGAAAGTACAGTTGCGCCATGTTCTTGAACATAAGTCTTAG
- the LOC103991172 gene encoding protein S40-5, with product MATRRRRWAERLLAAPARFGDQGHVACADDLPDLAEAEVWSSFLAPAHEAEDADGRHDPDHASTRPWGHRQVGGLSLAFEGAYRGAAPSQRPQVRHPALAASAPVDVPAWPRSLRAGSGGPAPEREGDADEWLPPHEYVARAHGRSMATSVLEGAGRTLKGRDMSRVRDAVWSQTGFFG from the coding sequence ATGGCCACGCGACGCAGGCGCTGGGCGGAGCGGCTCCTCGCTGCGCCCGCCCGTTTCGGCGACCAAGGCCACGTGGCCTGCGCCGACGACCTCCCTGACCTCGCCGAAGCCGAGGTCTGGTCCTCCTTCCTCGCGCCCGCCCACGAGGCGGAGGACGCCGACGGCCGCCACGACCCGGATCACGCCAGCACCCGTCCCTGGGGGCACCGACAGGTGGGCGGCCTCTCCCTGGCCTTCGAGGGCGCGTACCGGGGGGCGGCGCCCTCCCAACGGCCGCAGGTGAGGCACCCGGCGTTGGCAGCGTCGGCGCCCGTGGACGTGCCGGCCTGGCCTCGGTCGCTTCGTGCCGGCTCGGGCGGGCCGGCGCCGGAGCGGGAGGGGGACGCTGACGAGTGGCTGCCGCCGCACGAGTACGTGGCGAGGGCGCACGGGAGGAGCATGGCGACGTCGGTGCTGGAGGGCGCGGGGAGGACGCTAAAGGGCCGAGACATGAGCCGAGTTCGCGACGCGGTCTGGAGCCAGACGGGCTTCTTCGGTTGA